The Glycine soja cultivar W05 chromosome 9, ASM419377v2, whole genome shotgun sequence sequence CTAGTACAAGCCGTGACAGTCCAAAATCGGCCACTTTAGCTGTAAACTTGGAGTCCAGAAGAATGTTACTGGCTTTAATATCTCTGTGGAATATAGGAGGGTTAGCCTCTGTATGCAGATACAGTATGCCTTTGGCTGCTCCCATTGCAATTCTCAACCTCATACTAAAATTTAGGCTTCCCTTGGTTTTTCTACTTTTACCTGCTACACCACAGTATAGCATGTTTATTTCATCATTGAGAACATCAACAATCCCAAATTATGGTactatatattatcatttcctttcctttctttcatgcaaatttcttcctttttaacTTCTATGTTGTTTTCTACTTACAAGGATGAAATGACAAAACAACAATGAATTATGTTAAGACTGCCATTACGACATGATTTCTTTTGTTTAACATGACTACCTCCACCGTTAGAAGTAAGAGATGATAGTTTTAAGAAGTATTTATGTAGAATGAAGTTATAACCATTACAAATGAATTTTTCCTCAATCAATTCAGTAGAAGCATATCAACCATAAAAAAACTCACCAATAGGGCCAATACACCAGAGTTCAGATTTGAAAAGCtattaaacttgctataaaaATCCTAAACATTTACCAAGAAGATATACTAAATTGCATGagcatataaaatatttgtataaatgaAACCCAAAACTGGAGAGAAGAAAACATGTAGAAGGAAAAGAGTTAATATGCACACAAAAAAGTAGGtatctaattatattttgtaatagACAGCATcgctaatttttaattaaaaaaattccaacaatTTCATACCAGAAATCCAGTCCCTTAGGGTGCCATTGGGCATGAATTCATAAACCAGCATCTGAATCAACAGAAAGAGTAAATGAGAATAATATTGTAGTCAATTGTCAAGTGCTAAGCTAATATGGAAAAAGTTTATGTTATGTCTAAACTCAGATTATGCTTGGGTTCCAAAGATAACCTTTcttgaatatattaaaaaatatgaaaaaaatcaagaaaagaaCTACAGTTCAAATTGGCATAACTTAAATATCTAGTGACAGATTGAATACAGAAATTTGCTAGCATTCCCATTTGTTTGCCACTTATTAACATGAGTTTAACACAGCATACATGCCAAACCAGATCAACAGAAAGAACCAACATAAGAAAAGGCTAAAACGTAGTAAAGAAGACAAACAGAATGCCTAGGACTAAAAGATCTGGCATAACAGTTAGATGAATGCTTATCTTATTGCATGGCATTGTTTAATCATTATGCAGATTCATGCAGAACAAATTCTTTCTCCTTTATATTTGAATTCGTAAACCAAATTAGTTGCAAAATgatatacaaaacaaaagtgtCGCTATAAGCTAGATACCTGCTCTCCTTCATTACAGTATCCAATCAGCGAGACAAGATTTCGATGGTGTAACCTTGACAAAAGCTCAATCTCAGTCAGAAACTCCTTTTGTCCTTGTAAGGAACCTTTTTCTGCTCGCTTAACAGCCACAAAAGTTTCATCAGATAAAATGCCTTTATAGACATTCCCATATCCTCCTTGGCCAACTTTAGTTGAGATATTAAATTTGTTGGTAGCAATAGCCAGTTCTTTGTAAGTAAATGTTTTCATGCCATCTATTTTGATAGATACATTAGTAGCTGCAGAAAGAAATAAGCATTTTAAACCTCtttcttcaaaaataataaaaaatgatataatcaGCATAAAGCCTTGGAACACTTACACATTCGTTTCCTGAAAATCTTCTGGTATTTCATATTTCTTCTAGAAATCAGGAAAATGATTATTGCAGATATTGCTAAAGCAGAAGCAGCTGCTGCTATACCAGCAGCAATTTTTATGCCcaaactattatttttcttctccgAATCAATATTTACTATAGCaataaaatgaaagttaaaTTAGAGAGACTcagtaaaaatcaattttattaaccaAATTTGAATTGCCTAAAATTTACATCAGTTATGAGATGTACTCTATCTAATTCATCAACAAAAATGCTAATTATAGACAGAAACAAAGGAAAACTACTTCTTCATTGACACTTATTTTTCATGGATCAAGATATTTCCCCCtttctttaacatttttttagtaaaaggaTTGCTTTAGTGGAGAGATTCCCTCATCTTTACAGTTTACAACCAAGAATACAGAAGGATACAGGCAGTTATGTTGCTTCTCCTCCTTGTATACCAACAAAATGTCACAAAACATAAGGCATGTACCATTAAAATCTAAAGattgttattttcaactttcaaacaaCATCTCAGAATCAGATCAATAAGGTTTCCAATTGTAAATATCTTAGTTATACAatggtatataaaaaaaattgagaatttatAATACTATGAACATGAGaataatagaaattttaataGTGAGTTATTTCTTAGCAGTATGCATATTAAATTTCCAATTACTTCTACAAGCAGCATGCGaaatttcttctaaaattgTTGTTAAACAGTACACACATTTGGTGGGatcaaatgataataatatgGTCGAGTTGGCATGAATTTGTTATGCATTGAATaagacaacaaaaaataataatatgttgAGTTTAAGAAACTTACAATTTGCATAAGGTCCAAGAAGAGTGAAGTTCAGCAGTTCACATGGTCCAAAAAAATCAGTGCGAGGAAAGTGCCATGATGAATATATGCCTTTAATGCGACGGACCTCACTTTCATTGAACATATTAGAACGGGAATCATTATAGGAAGGGAAGAGTTtcaaatacattctaagacgaggTCCCTCTTCCCAAGCAACTGAATCTATTGATAGTTGATAGAGATCTAAGTCTAAGGACCTAGTTATATAGTCTTCAAAACTAGTTCTATAGGGAGCAAAGTAAGAAAAACTTGGACTTTTCAGCCTGTATCCAATTCTCAGAGGTGCTGCACAAAAGCAAGGAACTGGGGAAGAGGGGGCATATTCGTAAAAGAAATCCACTGGACAAGATTGAACTGGACAGACAGTTGAATTTGTTGAGTCTTGGGCTGCCTTATCTGCTTCAGGTCCACAATATTGACCAATACTTTGTATGTTAGAATTATTGCAGACAGGATTACCAGAAAGCCTTcaaggaaaagagaaagaaatgataagAAATTTATACCACAGCAAAGACAAAGCATAATCGTGACAATATTTTTcgcaataaaaatgaataaaattaaatgggAACTATAGAGCGAGAATCAGATCATATTGTTACATGATGGCATGTAAACAAACATATGTAATAAGAATACCTCAAGGTAACATTTTCTGGGGGGTTCAGATTTCCCAAAACATCCGAAAATGAGTTGTTCTGGAGATCACTGCAAAGATTGACAAACATGATGAATTTACAGTGAAAACAACATAATCATTATACTGGTTTGATGCAAAAAGTCAACAATCCTTGAGACTGAAGTAGTAATCTAGATAAAGAAGTTACATTGTAAGTTTATCATTCGCACTGAAGGACATGTTCAGCCATATGTTAGCAGAGATAGACCCAGACAGTAAATTGTTTGCAAGTGACCTGTGTTTggcaatgaaaacaaaaaatcaaccCTATGTGCAAAGAATTGAACTTGAACAAAAGTCTGTCTAGATTCTAGATGGTAACTTGTTTCtcataaatagagttttatttAAGACTTCAAgatatttttatgtaataattagataaatatcATGTGACATATAGGTTGCTGAGTATCTTCTCACAATTTTTGAAGATGAGGATACAAGAAGTGAGGAATAGATCCGCTGAGACGATTATTGGACAGATCACTGCAATAGAAAGAAAATTAGCACATCAAATTCAATTTTGTCATGTCTTgcattaagataaataaatattgtgaaATAGATAAGGAAACCAAGAacattataaatacaaaataaataaaggttGGGCTGTTTACTTACAAAGTTGTCATACTGTCTGCCACTTTATTTGATGGTATGGGTCCAGTGATCTGATTCCAGCTAAGATCTCTAGAAAACATGAACCAGTCACAAATGAGTTGGTAGTGAAaataggcaaaaaaaaaaaaaattcactatcATTGGGCACAATATAAAGCAAAGCCACTAGATATACTCAAACATACAAATAGGTAAGCTTGGGTATTGAACTGAAATCAGGAATAGCTCCTTGCAGACTACAGTTTCGTAGACTTCTgttaaatcaaaaataaaatcggAGTCATTTAGTATCTGTAACATCCTACATTATGAAAAACAAACTAAAGGACAAGTATCTATTGCTAAGAATACTTACAATTTCACTAGCCTGGTTAGGTTTGCATAGGCAGAAGGAATTTCACTCCCACTGAAATTGTTGTTATCAAGCTGGCTGCAAGGGAAGCAAGTAAATATGATAATCTAAGACAGTATCTAAAACCCTTTTTCTTGCCAAAGTAGACGTGAGAGCATATACATGTAAAGTTCTTGGTAGAGTGGATAAAAGACTATAGAGATTTTAATTTCTGAGGTAATGGCTAGAAGTGAGAAGAATAAGCTTtccaaaaattataatgaaaataaaatcagagaaaaattaatcatttgcaAGAGTACTGTAGTTGACTACTGCAATACAAGATCGCAGAATCACCAAGAATGGTAAAGAAAATCTGGAGGCTACACTGTGGATGCCTCAGAAACAATATAAGGAAAATACCAATTATGGGATTACATGTATTTTACTAGAAGACTATTCATGTTgtattattcatcttttttaaaCACTCCCTTTTGACCAGTTTGCTTCTTTTAGATCTCTTGATGACACCTAGGGCTCTGTTACTGATATTCTAGCTAAACCACCACAATTACTCAcaggagatataaggttggttagtggtgaagggagaaggaaaaggaaaaaggtcACGAGTTCGAATCCTCttactaacaaaaactaataataccaacaactaatatttgtcaataaaaaaaaccacaATTACTCCCTTAAAAATCTAGTTGTGATTATTTTATTGCTCCTTTAGCAAACAGGAGAAActctaacaaaaattataaatagctCAAACACAGATCAATGAATTATAAATAGCTCAAATAGGAGAAACTCTAACAATTCATCGGAGGGAGTCTACATGCAGAAAAAATTACCGGATTATGATTAATATGAGGAAGATAACATGAATTGATGATACATTACACGTTGCTTAAAGTTTCTAAGGTGCGATAGAGCATAATACTTCCATAATGAAGCTGTATAAACTCAATTGTACTGATAATTAATGCTTTATATATCATGAGAACTCTGGCCTATCATATCAGAGCATGATTTGAACATTTCACTTATCCTCCACCACAAATCAAGCACAGCATGTCAACTAcggtaataaataaaaatatataatgaatttgATAAATGCAACAAATCTAAAAAATGGGTAGCCGAACGTACAGTATTGCCAATCCATCTAACATGGAGTATTCTGGTGGAAGATGGCCAGATAAATTATTGTTGTCCACAAGCCTGCAAAGTTATTTCAACAAGCAGACACCGTAAAAACTTGTAAAAAGGGTCAATTCAGAGATGCATCCCTGGACGCAATGTAAGTTTTGAAACactagaaatataaaaaattgacttAATACTCACAAGTGCATAAGATTTGATAGCTTTGAAAGTGTGGATGGAAGTTCACCGCTAAATGAGTTGTTGTTCAAGTGACTGGAAATATACAAAAACGAAAAGGGTAAAGTACATGTAAGAAATCCAGCTCCAAGATGAGTTAATGGTGAATTTGACTTAGAGATCCACTTACAGGTGTTTAACATTGGTCATGTTGGCAAATGACTCTGGTATAGGACCTGACAATTGGTTTTCGTCCACTTGGAATCTATTCAAATTAGAAAGTTGGCCAAGCTCATCTGGTAAACTACCAGATAATTTATTACCATTCAGGAGCCTGCACAGAAAATACATCAGAATAAGTATACATGTTAtaacagaaaagaaaattcatttATACATCGGAAACAGTAATTGATCTGTTGCATGAATGCCTcataaaatttcataatttgcCGCATTAGTATGTTCAATTTGCTTCAATCATGAACACTAAAATACAGAAACCAGAGCATCAGAAATTTCCCCCGAATAGTAGCTTCTATTTTATCATAAGTTTTCCTTGTATATTCAGCCAATTAGACTCCTCAACTGAACTTCAAATTTATGTTACAAAGACATACAATATGTTTGTTTATGACAAATAAGGCTAAGCagaagtccaaatttaattccCAAAACATGGATGAGAAATTAAGATCCACCTTTTAAAACAAATTGACAATATCAAGCAGAACAAACAACACcaccttaaaataaaaacttgacGAGGATCAATACTAATAATTCATCTTCTTTGGTAAATTTCTTACAAGAGTTTCAGTGATCTAATATTTCCAATCTCCTTTGGTATTGTGCCTGTCAGATTGTTCCACATGAAATCCCTTCaagcataaaaaaatgaagatattaGCATGTAATGAACATTAGAATTGGTTCTTCTGATACATATTTTGTTTCCAGAGAACAAATCCGAAAATGACATAACTCACAGTATCTCAAGATGGGATAGCTGACCAAGCTGAGGTGATAGACTTCCCGAGAGATTCATTGTCATTAAGTAGCTTCAGTAAATTTTGGATAAcagaaaataatcaaaatttagcAACCCCTCGAATGTTAACggtgatatataaataaaaatttacaatatctAAATAATAACACTGAAATTAAGAACAAAGAGAAAGTAGAAGGAAAAAGAAGTCATACATCTCACGAACATGGAAGTTCCCATCATCCAACTTCTTATCAAAACACCAAACCCCAGTCCAGTTTGCTGCACATGGATCTCCTTTATTCCAGTTCTTAAGATTGTTGTCAGTATCAATCAAACTTTTCTTGATCTCTATCAGCGCATTAACTACAAATATGAAAAGATATAGGTCAATTATTAAGGTTAAAAATGTCAAATGTCAAATCAAATTTCAAGGAAGTATTTGatggaaaatgaaaaagtaTACACTTAGAACACTTTCTCTCTAAGgtaatcattataaaaataacaaattcatttctaacagaagaagaaaaaaagggatgACATATCCCTCCCTATTTTCCAACTTCGTCTGAAATTTCAATCTTAGCTCTCTTGTATAGTGTCTAAAATGCCCCCGCAAGGAAAAGTGCTGCTCTCATAACCGactgtttttaatctttttatggATGTGTGATATATCTGATGTTCAATTCTGTCATAGGGGAAGCTGCACACTGAtataaatcaaattgaattacCTCATCCTAGTGCACAGTTTGACCTGTCTATTAATGTCAAGTCCCGCATCacaattcagaaaaaaaaaaaaaaaacaaagtgaaaCAGAAAGATTAAAGAACTTGAAAGCATAATAAAGCAAATTCACCTTCTGAAGGGTCCGTTCGTTGTGAGGCTGCTATGAAGATGATAAGACAAAACGAAACAGCCAAGGCATATCCATGAATTCTCAGAACCGGCATTACAGTATATCCTGAAAAACCACCAAATGGAAGGGATGATGAATAAAGGAAGACTTGAAACATTGCAAGGAACAAAGATTAATTCACACCTTACATTAAGAACATAAATTGAATACTTCATTaatctaaaatctcataaaACAAGGCAAAGTGATAATAACTCTGTCATGTCATCATATCATATTTTCCCAAGTGACATCAATGAAATCTACaaatagagaaacaaaacaaaacaaaattaaattaaagcaaGCATCATGTAATATCATACATTAACTGAGGCTGATTTTTCTGGTTGGAAACTTGGAAGAAGTTCAAAGTTGGCAAGCTTGTTGGACTTAATTTTCCCAGATAACTAAAACACAAAGCTATAACATTTGAAGCTTACGGTTGTTAAGAGAATCATCATACACCTCAATTGTCAATGGCTTAAGTGAATTCCTTATccaaaaacttaaaaatgattcagagagagagagagaatcttACTTGAGAAGGTGGGGTGATTGAAATGTCAAAACTTGGAGGAGTGAATAAGCTGGAAATCTGAAAAGTGAAGTAAAAGCCTTTCAATGAATGAGAATGCAAAGTCAAAAAAGAGAGAGCCCGTGGGAAACTTATAACTAGCTAAATCATTCTGTCACCATtagataatgataataatacttAAAATGATTCATTCATTGAGGACTCGATggacttttttttcattttttatttgttaatacgagaaaaaaaaaatatctgtcTCGGTTTCTGAGATGGCACTTGTGGTTGGTGCATCCACTTTGTGAATAGTCAAACATTCCATATCGGAACACGCTGACAACATCATATATccttataagttataataatgaaataatgTGCATCATTGTTTATGTCAAAATATTACACCAACTCCTTTACTTACCACTTGcatgcaccaccaccaccaccttatgtaaaatatattaataacaatttgtttttttagtagaaAACATAATTCATGCACTTGTCTACTGTAATGTTTTTCACTTGTTAGTTTTTAGTTGGATAGgatttatgtaaaattaattcattcaataatatatatatatatatatatatataaattttttttttacttaaatagtATTAATTAGTCTACTTATTAAATGCTTGCATAATTAATAAAGAGAATAGGTTTGAACACTTCATAGGTCGTTCAATGACATTATTGTCTATAGGTGTCTAGACGACATATAAGAAATTTTAGCATATACTGTAAGAGTTATCACACTAATGTAGATGACGTAAATTATGTGGCATATGAATACTGGAATTAATAAATGGTTTATGTAAGTAatattgtaagaaaaaaatattttaatgtggACAAAAGTGTCAAAActagtaatatatttattatgtactCAAATTacatatcaaaacaaaaatcagtcAATAGGTTATtcaacaccaaaaaaaaaaggttaatatACAGGTTATGTACTCAAAGtacatatcaaaatttaaataatatattattagatgtaatgaatgatattattattataaagtatttaatacatttgtattttataatttttaatttaatctattttatttagttattcaTTACAACTACTATGACTCAATGAACTATGGCATttgatatatttcattttttttttcaatcataacTTCGTTACAAAAGTTGgcaaataatgtttttaatcaTAACAAAAAGAATGCACAtttatttacaataaatattattaataataaattataagttaataaaaaatttaattttttaacatattttttacataattaaattattttttgtggtGTTAAAATAATCCTACAAGTATTacatctaataataataacacgctGAAATTTTGCGTTATGTTTTATTCACTTTTTATGAAATGACTTGCttaattaaaaggataaatttCCTGCACCTCCAAGTTTAGTTTAActatttcaaacattttttgctttatttttttagatctaATAATATCCTTTCACTTGCTCTATTCAGGAAATTCGAATTATATTGACCTTTCTTTAAGATAAATGTAACATAATTAAGCAGAATGTTAATTAAGTGTAATCAAATCCAATTTCAAATAAGGTCAACAAAgtattttcaattaaagtaaaatataattaaaaagtacAAAATACTTTTGTTTTCCGTGAAAATGACAAACTTTTTTgtcttaaaatgatatttttctgtatttaaataacttttttctctccTCATTCGTCTGTGAATATGTACATATTCTTCTACcgattaataattaatcatcaatcaaattcaaaacgCACACTACTAAAAATTGTTCTTACcaaataacattattattaaaataaaatgatcatCACTAGGATCCACCCTGTCTGTCATATTCCACGAAAGGGgtatgaacttaatcattgatTAATAACGGTGTAAGACACGCAATACCTCACGAAGCTAGCACGATATTTGTTGTCTTGTCTAAAAAATAGTAGGGtgaaatactattttttatttttgatagtGAAAAGAGTTATCacgttaatttataaaattaaaataagtttctagatattaaataagttttaaaatttaattatttattatcactttacttcttaaatatatattaatattattatctaaaTCACACAAGGTTGTGATTTATATTaactttataaattttagattgAAATGATTAACAAATTATACCTTTGaaagttttcttcttctttaattttgtaaCTTTCAAGAAGTAATGTTAGAACATTATACACATTTAAATACCCTAATAGTGTTTTacgaaaaaataatattactttttaCTATTTCAGACGCGGAGACCGGTTCTGACAAAGAAACACCAAACCCCACCGGTCCAATGTGATGTGCCGTACTGTTCTAGTTCCTCAAAATTGTCTTCAATTTGGgataaataaatcaaacttttatgCATGTTCCACTTCCACTTTCTCGAACATTATCATTGCCAACATATATAACGAGTTCTCCTCTCTTTTCCAACTTGGACTTCAATTTTGATCCTAGCCCTCTAGTTTACGTAGCTAAAGTCACAGACCAAGAAGAACAAAGTGAAATCAACCATATGAAAgggataaataaaagaagtgttgatcattttaaaactaaatgaaTGCAAGCCTCATAAGTTCAAGCTTGGTCAATTCAAATGTGGAAACCCTCTAACTAGATGAATATGagcttgaaattaaaaagtgaaagTAATTATGAACATCTAAAGTAGAAGACATAAAATCCGTGGGAACTTGTTAGCATCATCCATCATTCTATCCCCAGAAGCATCACAATCACCAAACGTGCATGGGCAACTTGCTGGCTAAATCATTCTCACATGTCATATACCAATTGCAATGAGCTTCTGGGTTATGGAATAGATTACACTTTCATTGAAAAAGGGATTAATTtgcactttgattttttttttcttattcgaAATTCCACACTTGCTTTCTACTTATTAATACTTTGTTTGTtacgggaaaaaaaaaagagaagaaacatAATTAGCAAAAAGAAGGGGCTTAATTACACTTTtgccatctttttttttaattttaccacAAAATACGAAATTTACACATCCTGCCAGACAACTTTTAAAATCACGCATTTTGTCACccaatttttaaacaaattgcTTAAATATACTAGTTACATAATGCTAAACAtctatcaaaataaaatcaatataactATAATATACGATTTAATCGGGTTTGtataaagaatttattaaataaaaaataagtatgattatgtttgataaaattagttcaaaaattagttaaaaattaaaaaattagttgataGCTAAAATGTGAAAGCTGgtagttaaaagttaaaaaattaacttattaaattataagtgtttgataaaactAGCAGTTAAAGTAgttgaaaaatgtaaaatgactcaaaaatattagaatcataatttatttaaaaaggatgagtagaaatttttataaatatattaaaaataaaaataatataa is a genomic window containing:
- the LOC114425298 gene encoding probable LRR receptor-like serine/threonine-protein kinase At1g06840 isoform X2, with the translated sequence MPVLRIHGYALAVSFCLIIFIAASQRTDPSEVNALIEIKKSLIDTDNNLKNWNKGDPCAANWTGVWCFDKKLDDGNFHVREIYLMTMNLSGSLSPQLGQLSHLEILDFMWNNLTGTIPKEIGNIRSLKLLLLNGNKLSGSLPDELGQLSNLNRFQVDENQLSGPIPESFANMTNVKHLHLNNNSFSGELPSTLSKLSNLMHLLVDNNNLSGHLPPEYSMLDGLAILQLDNNNFSGSEIPSAYANLTRLVKLSLRNCSLQGAIPDFSSIPKLTYLDLSWNQITGPIPSNKVADSMTTFDLSNNRLSGSIPHFLYPHLQKLSLANNLLSGSISANIWLNMSFSANDKLTIDLQNNSFSDVLGNLNPPENVTLRLSGNPVCNNSNIQSIGQYCGPEADKAAQDSTNSTVCPVQSCPVDFFYEYAPSSPVPCFCAAPLRIGYRLKSPSFSYFAPYRTSFEDYITRSLDLDLYQLSIDSVAWEEGPRLRMYLKLFPSYNDSRSNMFNESEVRRIKGIYSSWHFPRTDFFGPCELLNFTLLGPYANLNIDSEKKNNSLGIKIAAGIAAAASALAISAIIIFLISRRNMKYQKIFRKRMSTNVSIKIDGMKTFTYKELAIATNKFNISTKVGQGGYGNVYKGILSDETFVAVKRAEKGSLQGQKEFLTEIELLSRLHHRNLVSLIGYCNEGEQMLVYEFMPNGTLRDWISGKSRKTKGSLNFSMRLRIAMGAAKGILYLHTEANPPIFHRDIKASNILLDSKFTAKVADFGLSRLVLDLDEEGTAPKYVSTVVKGTPGYLDPEYLLTHKLTDKCDVYSLGIVYLELLTGMQPISHGKNIVREVNTARQSGTIYSIIDSRMGLYPSDCLDKFLTLALRCCQDNPEERPSMLDVVRELEDIIAMLPEPETLLSDIVSLDSSGNIAPPSFASTSASNVTREEQHMSSYVSGSDLVSDVIPTIVPR
- the LOC114425298 gene encoding probable LRR receptor-like serine/threonine-protein kinase At1g06840 isoform X1, translated to MPVLRIHGYALAVSFCLIIFIAASQRTDPSEVNALIEIKKSLIDTDNNLKNWNKGDPCAANWTGVWCFDKKLDDGNFHVREIYLMTMNLSGSLSPQLGQLSHLEILDFMWNNLTGTIPKEIGNIRSLKLLLLNGNKLSGSLPDELGQLSNLNRFQVDENQLSGPIPESFANMTNVKHLHLNNNSFSGELPSTLSKLSNLMHLLVDNNNLSGHLPPEYSMLDGLAILQLDNNNFSGSEIPSAYANLTRLVKLSLRNCSLQGAIPDFSSIPKLTYLDLSWNQITGPIPSNKVADSMTTFDLSNNRLSGSIPHFLYPHLQKLSLANNLLSGSISANIWLNMSFSANDKLTIDLQNNSFSDVLGNLNPPENVTLRLSGNPVCNNSNIQSIGQYCGPEADKAAQDSTNSTVCPVQSCPVDFFYEYAPSSPVPCFCAAPLRIGYRLKSPSFSYFAPYRTSFEDYITRSLDLDLYQLSIDSVAWEEGPRLRMYLKLFPSYNDSRSNMFNESEVRRIKGIYSSWHFPRTDFFGPCELLNFTLLGPYANLNIDSEKKNNSLGIKIAAGIAAAASALAISAIIIFLISRRNMKYQKIFRKRMSTNVSIKIDGMKTFTYKELAIATNKFNISTKVGQGGYGNVYKGILSDETFVAVKRAEKGSLQGQKEFLTEIELLSRLHHRNLVSLIGYCNEGEQMLVYEFMPNGTLRDWISAGKSRKTKGSLNFSMRLRIAMGAAKGILYLHTEANPPIFHRDIKASNILLDSKFTAKVADFGLSRLVLDLDEEGTAPKYVSTVVKGTPGYLDPEYLLTHKLTDKCDVYSLGIVYLELLTGMQPISHGKNIVREVNTARQSGTIYSIIDSRMGLYPSDCLDKFLTLALRCCQDNPEERPSMLDVVRELEDIIAMLPEPETLLSDIVSLDSSGNIAPPSFASTSASNVTREEQHMSSYVSGSDLVSDVIPTIVPR
- the LOC114425298 gene encoding probable LRR receptor-like serine/threonine-protein kinase At1g06840 isoform X3; the protein is MTMNLSGSLSPQLGQLSHLEILDFMWNNLTGTIPKEIGNIRSLKLLLLNGNKLSGSLPDELGQLSNLNRFQVDENQLSGPIPESFANMTNVKHLHLNNNSFSGELPSTLSKLSNLMHLLVDNNNLSGHLPPEYSMLDGLAILQLDNNNFSGSEIPSAYANLTRLVKLSLRNCSLQGAIPDFSSIPKLTYLDLSWNQITGPIPSNKVADSMTTFDLSNNRLSGSIPHFLYPHLQKLSLANNLLSGSISANIWLNMSFSANDKLTIDLQNNSFSDVLGNLNPPENVTLRLSGNPVCNNSNIQSIGQYCGPEADKAAQDSTNSTVCPVQSCPVDFFYEYAPSSPVPCFCAAPLRIGYRLKSPSFSYFAPYRTSFEDYITRSLDLDLYQLSIDSVAWEEGPRLRMYLKLFPSYNDSRSNMFNESEVRRIKGIYSSWHFPRTDFFGPCELLNFTLLGPYANLNIDSEKKNNSLGIKIAAGIAAAASALAISAIIIFLISRRNMKYQKIFRKRMSTNVSIKIDGMKTFTYKELAIATNKFNISTKVGQGGYGNVYKGILSDETFVAVKRAEKGSLQGQKEFLTEIELLSRLHHRNLVSLIGYCNEGEQMLVYEFMPNGTLRDWISAGKSRKTKGSLNFSMRLRIAMGAAKGILYLHTEANPPIFHRDIKASNILLDSKFTAKVADFGLSRLVLDLDEEGTAPKYVSTVVKGTPGYLDPEYLLTHKLTDKCDVYSLGIVYLELLTGMQPISHGKNIVREVNTARQSGTIYSIIDSRMGLYPSDCLDKFLTLALRCCQDNPEERPSMLDVVRELEDIIAMLPEPETLLSDIVSLDSSGNIAPPSFASTSASNVTREEQHMSSYVSGSDLVSDVIPTIVPR